In Melopsittacus undulatus isolate bMelUnd1 chromosome 20, bMelUnd1.mat.Z, whole genome shotgun sequence, a genomic segment contains:
- the PLEKHO1 gene encoding pleckstrin homology domain-containing family O member 1, translating to MMKKTNPAKRGQQDGTQPPAPPEKVGWVRKYCGKGIFRELWKPRYAVLRGDQLHISDKEVKDEKTMQEVFDLSDYEKCEELRKSKSRSKKNHSKFTLAHCRQPGNTAPNLIFLAVSPEEKESWINALNSAITRAKNRILDEVTVEEDSFLAHPTRDRAKIQHSRRPPTRGHLMAVASTSTSDGMLTLDLIQEEDASPEDPSSCEGSFRVDLDKSMAHLTAGRRRSGSQDTAAWEQGRTGSLPRRDGSAWSRAGPRGDAIDKGTVYTPQVPKKLSHSEKNKCASMEEILSRRDSASQRAPRKGLEVSFGSAEPEQLSRLQELVALKLEKTQELLTEVKGYGEGKRKPKDSGTSTTTSSSSSSSSKSDSDRILQESERLLGEASSTWSQAKRVLQEIRELRDLYKELELQHSDSRGRQSSQYRKSMM from the exons ATGATGAAGAAAACCAATCCTGCCAAAAGG gggcagcaggatgggacccaGCCGCCTGCGCCGCCGGAGAAGGTCGGGTGGGTGCGGAAATACTGCGGGAAAGGCATCTTTCGGGAGCTGTGGAAGCCCCGGTACGCGGTGCTGAGGGGGGACCAGCTCCACATCTCGGACAAGGAG GTGAAGGACGAGAAGACCATGCAGGAAGTGTTTGACCTGAGCGATTATGAGAAGTGTGAAGAGCTCAGGAAGtccaaaagcagaagcaagaagAACCACAGCAAGTTCACCCTTGCCCACTGCAGGCAGCCTGGTAACACG GCCCCAAATCTGATCTTCCTGGCTGTGAGTCCCGAAGAGAAGGAATCCTGGATCAATGCTCTCAACTCTGCCATCACCCGGGCCAAAAACCGCATCCTGGATGAG GTCACTGTGGAAGAGGACAGTTTCCTCGCCCACCCAACGAGGGACAGAGCGAAAATCCAGCATTCCCGACGCCCTCCGACCCGGGGACACCTCATGGCTGTG GCATCTACCTCAACCTCCGATGGGATGCTGACCCTCGACCTGATCCAGGAGGAGGACGCCTCTCCCGAGGACCCCAGCTCCTGCGAAGGGAGCTTCCGTGTGGACCTGGACAAGTCCATGGCCCATCTCACTGCCGGCCGGCGCCGCTCCGGCTCCCAGGACACCGCGGCATGGGAGCAGGGCCGGACAGGGAGCCTGCCACGGAGGGATGGGAGCGCATGGAGCAGAGCGGGGCCGCGCGGTGATGCCATCGATAAGGGCACCGTGTACACCCCACAGGTCCCCAAGAAGCTGTCGCATTCCGAGAAGAACAAATGTGCCTCCATGGAAGAAATCCTGTCCCGGAGGGACTCTGCTTCCCAGCGGGCGCCGAGGAAGGGGCTGGAGGTTTCCTTTGGCTCCGCAGAGCCCGAGCAGTTGTCCCGGCTGCAGGAATTGGTTGcactgaaactggaaaaaactCAGGAACTGCTGACGGAGGTGAAGGGCTATGGGGAAGGCAAGAGGAAACCCAAGGATTccggcaccagcaccaccacctcctcctcctcctcatcctcctccaaGTCGGACTCTGACCGGATCCTGCAGGAATCCGAGAGGTTGCTGGGGGAGGCTTCGTCCACGTGGAGCCAGGCCAAGAGGGTGCTGCAGGAGATCAGGGAGCTGAGGGACCTGTAcaaagagctggagctgcagcactcGGACTCACGGGGCAGACAGAGCTCACAGTACAGGAAGAGCATGATGTGA